In one Juglans regia cultivar Chandler chromosome 11, Walnut 2.0, whole genome shotgun sequence genomic region, the following are encoded:
- the LOC109000363 gene encoding putative pentatricopeptide repeat-containing protein At1g12700, mitochondrial — protein sequence MMLVQRIAFVSTASRCASASPCSSLLEDGTTNRPTSLFSFFTNYPIAFASIASLHSQTSCSATSISASRISKKAKRYAQAQFLKSVREQCKYGRLTNFNDALSIFDQLLQMGSRPSIVDFNQILGKIAHMKRFSAVISLYKQMGLGGIMPDVCTLNIVTNCFCNLNRSDFAFSLLGKILKLGYEPGCRTFTTLINGFCIDGKIVKAVELFNAMVEMEYWPDMVTYGTITNGLCKMGDTSAAIGMLRKMEEGGCKPDKVVYSAIIDRLCKDGKVIQGLNLLLEMIGKGISIDVVSCNSLIHGLCNSYQWEEVSGFLKEMESRDVVPDLRIICMLTEMLCKEGMTVEPKCVIEVMIQRGLEPDIVTYSTLMDAYCMRDQIDEARKVYDVMVERGCHPDACCYNILIKGYCRSRRVDEAMILIEEMSVRRLVPDSVTYNTLIGGMCLVGRLKAAQELLNDMEAHGKIPDIFSYSTLLDKLCKNQDIDEAMKLFKEIESNRMDSDIVIYSVFIDGMCKAGKLKLARGIFSGLSKKGLKPNVRTYTSMIDGLCMEGLLDEARELLKRMDESDCPPNSFTYNAIIRGCLRNKETSRAIELLQVMAERGFTTDSYTNSMLVDLLSTDGLQPSSLEKP from the coding sequence ATGATGTTGGTGCAGAGAATCGCTTTTGTCTCTACTGCTTCAAGATGTGCTTCTGCTTCTCCTTGTTCTTCTCTGCTTGAAGACGGTACCACTAACAGACCCACtagccttttttctttcttcacaaATTATCCAATTGCTTTTGCTTCGATTGCTTCCCTTCATTCTCAAACGTCTTGTTCTGCTACTAGCATCAGTGCTAGTAGAATATccaaaaaagcaaaaagataTGCTCAGGCCCAGTTCTTGAAATCTGTGAGGGAACAATGTAAGTATGGTAGGCTGACTAATTTTAACGATGCCCTCAGCATATTCGATCAATTACTTCAAATGGGTTCCCGGCCGTCTATCGTGGATTTCAATCAGATTTTAGGTAAAATTGCGCACATGAAGCGTTTTTCGGCCGTGATATCTTTATATAAGCAAATGGGCTTGGGAGGAATTATGCCTGATGTTTGTACTTTGAACATTGTGACCAATTGTTTTTGCAACTTGAACCGCTCGGATTTTGCGTTTTCCTTACTGGGTAAGATTTTGAAACTTGGGTATGAGCCGGGTTGTAGGACTTTCACTACTCTGATTAATGGGTTTTGTATTGATGGAAAAATAGTGAAAGCGGTGGAGTTGTTCAATGCAATGGTGGAGATGGAGTATTGGCCAGATATGGTTACTTATGGGACGATAACAAATGGGTTGTGCAAAATGGGTGATACTAGTGCGGCTATTGGGATGCTTAGGAAGATGGAAGAAGGAGGTTGTAAGCCTGATAAAGTTGTATATAGCGCTATCATTGATCGTCTATGCAAGGATGGGAAAGTTATTCAGGGTTTGAATCTATTGTTAGAAATGATAGGTAAAGGTATTTCCATAGATGTTGTCAGCTGTAATTCCTTGATTCATGGGCTATGCAATTCGTATCAGTGGGAGGAAGTTTCAGGTTTTTTGAAGGAAATGGAGAGTAGGGACGTTGTACCAGATCTAAGAATTATATGTATGCTGACAGAGATGCTTTGTAAAGAAGGAATGACTGTTGAACCAAAATGTGTGATTGAAGTAATGATTCAGAGAGGTTTGGAGCCCGATATAGTCACTTATAGCACACTCATGGATGCATACTGTATGCGGGATCAGATTGATGAGGCCAGAAAAGTCTATGATGTGATGGTTGAGAGGGGTTGCCATCCCGATGCTTGTTGCTATAACATCTTGATCAAAGGATATTGCAGGAGTAGAAGAGTGGATGAGGCCATGATTCTTATTGAAGAAATGTCTGTTAGGAGGCTGGTTCCTGATTCTGTAACTTACAACACTCTTATTGGTGGCATGTGCCTTGTTGGGAGACTTAAAGCTGCACAAGAGCTTCTTAATGATATGGAAGCTCATGGTAAGATTCCAGATATCTTTAGTTACTCCACATTGCTGGATAAGCTATGCAAAAATCAAGATATTGATGAGGCTATGAAACttttcaaagaaattgaaaGTAATAGGATGGATTCTGACATTGTGATTTACAGTGTATTCATTGATGGTATGTGCAAAGCTGGGAAACTCAAACTTGCAAGGGGAATATTTTCTGGTCTCTCGAAAAAAGGTTTAAAACCCAATGTTAGGACCTATACTTCAATGATTGATGGACTTTGTATGGAAGGATTATTGGATGAAGCAAGGGAGTTACTCAAAAGAATGGATGAAAGTGACTGCCCACCAAATAGTTTCACCTATAATGCAATTATCCGAGGATGTCTAAGAAACAAAGAGACATCAAGGGCAATAGAACTTCTTCAAGTAATGGCTGAGAGGGGTTTCACAACAGATTCTTACACTAATAGCATGTTAGTAGATTTGCTGTCTACCGATGGTCTACAACCTTCCTCTCTTGAAAAGCCTTAG